In the Ferribacterium limneticum genome, TGAAAACCGCCCCGCACAAGGAATCCGCTGTCAAATTCCTGGAATATCTCGCATCCGATCAGGCGCAACGTTATTTCGCCGATGGCAACAACGAATGGCCCGCAGTCGACAGCGTCAAGGTAGCCAATCCAGCCCTGGAGTCGCTCGGCAAGTTCAAGGCCGACAAGTTGCCGGTCAAGAACCTGGCCATGTACCAGAGCAAGGCACAGATCATTTTCGACCGGGTCGGATACAAATAAGCTTGCTCGCCAAAGTCTTGGTGATTGCCTACAATCCCAAGACTGTCGAAATCGCTTGAAAACATGACAAACAAAGGATCCACCGCAAGCAAGCTGATCGCTGCCATCCGTGCCGGCCGATTGAACGGTGTCATCAATGCGCTTGATGACGGCGCTGACATTGAAGAGCCCGACATGCATGGCAGCCGTGGCCTGCCGCTACGGACAGCGTGTTTCGAGGGCAATCTGGCGATTGTGCGCGAACTGCTGACCTACGGTGCCAATCCGAACGCAGCAGCCAGCGATGGCCCCGGCGCGCCACTTCGCCTCGCATTAAGACAGAAGCACAACGAGATTGCCGCCCTGTTGTTGCAGCAAGGCGCGGTGATTCCCGCCGGTCTCGTCA is a window encoding:
- a CDS encoding ankyrin repeat domain-containing protein, whose amino-acid sequence is MTNKGSTASKLIAAIRAGRLNGVINALDDGADIEEPDMHGSRGLPLRTACFEGNLAIVRELLTYGANPNAAASDGPGAPLRLALRQKHNEIAALLLQQGAVIPAGLVIDPKVFEIPCAPLPGEALVPSLPETKPDNIIEFTRSETNLPVSIKDDVSETFGTETNALSMDLLFLEDDEALHLLGQPPKKAG